CAGATATTCAATCGGAATCGAGTCTGTCTCCGGTCGATATTATGCGTCAATACCGGTAAGCAATGGCATCGTTGACTATGAAGAGTATTACGAACTAACGCCAGATCAGTATCGTGATTTTCTACGCGACCGCACAGCGGCGATCGAATTCGTACAGGCTTGTCGTAAGCATGAGCACGATGATCTGCTGTTGCAAAGGCCCGGCAATAATCGTGGAACCCCTGTATAGGGCTTCTAACGAGCAAAGCAGGAACGGCGAAAAGCTACTCGCCGCCGCGGTCGAGCAGATCTGACGACCCGAGCACCCGCTCGATCTGAACCTCGATGACCACGCGCCTTGGATTGGGCCGGGGCGTGCGGTAGCGCTGCGCGTAACGCAGCTCCGCGTCGCGCACGGCATCGGCGTCGTTGTTGACCTTGGACCGGCCCTCAAGGGAAATCCAGCGCGCGCCGTCGACCTGGCTGAGCACGGCCACCCCGGCACGGTCGGCGTTAACGGCCTTCTGCGTGCCGCCGCTGGTGATCACCCGGGCGATGTGGGTCGTGGGATCGAAGGTGAATCCGACGGCCACCACATGCGGCGAGTTGTCCGCCCGCAGCGTGGTCAGCATCGCCAGATGACGTTCGGACAGAAACGCCAAAGCGTCGTTGGTGAGCCGCGTCGTGGTGTTCGCCATCACCGCTCACGCTAGCGCAGGTGATAATCGCAGCCGTGGACGACACGGGCGCAGGTCCAGTTCTAATTCTCGGCGGCCGCAGCGAGATCGGCATTGAACTCGCATGCCACCTTGCGAAAGAAGCAACGGTGGTGCTGGCCGCGCGCCGAGCCGATCAGCTCGACGAGCAGGTCACCGCGGTCAAAACTGCCGGCGCGAAGGCGGTCCACACCCGTGAATTCGACGCCGACGACCTGGCCTCGCACGGCCCGCTGGTCGCCGAAGTCATCGCCGAGCATGGGCCCATCGCCACCGCGGTGCTGGCTTTCGGAATCTTGGGCAATCAGGCCCGCGCCGAGGCCGACGCCGACCACGCCGCGGCCGTCGTGCACACCGACTACGTCGCCCAGGTCAGCATGCTCACTCATCTGGCCAACGCCATGCGCGCCTCAAACCGCGGATCGTTGGTGGTGTTCTCCTCGATCGCCGGTGCCCGCGTGCGTCGGGCCAATTACGTCTACGGTTCGGCGAAGGCCGGCCTCGACGGCTTCGCCAGCGGCCTGGCCGATGCGCTGCACGGCACCGGGGTGCACTTGCTCATCTCGCGCCCGGGATTCGTCATCGGGCGTATGACAGAGGGCATGACGCCGGCACCGCTGTCCAGCACCCCGCAACAGGTGGCCGCAGCGACGGCCCGGGCCCTCAAGAAGGGTCGGCGCACGGTGTGGATCCCGTGGGCGTTGGGGCCCGCGGCCGCCGTCATGCGGATGCTGCCGCAATTCGTCTGGCGCAGGATGCCGCGATGATCGTCGTGGTCGGCATCGGCGCCGACGGCATGGCCGGCCTATCCGCAAAATCGAAGCGCGAATTACAAACGGCCACAGTCATTTACGGCGCCGAACGGCAACTCAACTTGCTTGACGACACGGCGGCCGCCGAGCGCAAACCATGGCCGTCGCCGATGCTGCCCGCCCTGCAAGCACTGCCGATCGACGGCCCAGACATCCACATCGTCGCCAGCGGCGACCCGCTCATGCACGGCGTCGGGGGCACCCTGATCCGCCTCCACGGCGCCGAAAACGTCCGCGTAATACCGCACGTCTCATCGGTGACGCTGGCGTGCGCCCGGCTGGGCTGGAACGTCCACGACACCGAGGTGATCAGCCTGGTCACCGCCCCGCCGCACACCGCGGTACGCCGCGGCGGCCACGCGATCGTGCTGTCGCAAAGCGGATCCACGCCGAAGGTCTTAAGCGAATTACTCACCGCGCACGGCCGCGGTGATTCCGAGTTCAGCGTGCTCGAACAACTGGGCGGCCCGGCCGAACGCCGCCGCGACGGCACCGCCCGCGACTGGGTCGACGACGACATCGACGATCTCAACGTGATCGCCATCCGCTACCTGCCCGACGAACGCATCACGCCATTGCCCGACGAAGCGTTCGCTCACGACGGCCAGATAACCAAACACGGCATCCGGGCACTCACCCTCGCGGCTCTCAAGCCTCGGCCCCGCGAGCGGTTGTGGGATGTCGGCGCGGGCTCGGGCAGCATCGCCGTCGAATGGTGCCGCAGTTGGCCGGGCTGCACCGCCGTGGCGTTCGAGCAAGACGAGCAGCGTCGGATGAACATCGAGTTCAATGCCGCCGCCTTCGGCGTCACCATCGACGTGCGGGGCGAAGCGCCCGGCCAGTTCGACGGTGCCGCACAGCCTGACGCCATCTTCATCGGTGGCGGACTGACCCATCCCGGCGTCCTCGATGCTTGCCTCGAGCACCTCCCGACGGGAGGGCGCCTGGTCGCCAATGTCGTGACGACAGAATCGGAAGCTCAACTACTGCAGGCATATTCACGGCGAGGCGGTGAACTGCGACGTTTTCAGCTTTACCAGGGCGAACCGGTGGGCGGCTTCACCGGGTGGCGCCCGCAGTACCCGGTCACCCAGTGGGCGGTGACAAAGTGACCGTTTACTTCATCGGCGCCGGCCCCGGGGCCGCCGACCTGATCACCGTCCGCGGCCAACGACTGCTGCAACGATGCGAAACATGCCTATACGCGGGTTCGATCATGCCGGACGACCTGCTGACCCTGTGTCCGCCTGGCGCGAAGATCGTTGACACCGGACCGTTGACGCTCGAGCAGATCGTCGCTGAACTCGGCGATGCGAACGGCAAGGGTCACGACGTCGCCCGACTGCACTCCGGTGATCCGTCGCTGTACAGCGCGCTCGCCGAGCAATGTCGGCGACTCGAGGCGCTGGGAATCGGCTACGAAATCGTGCCCGGCGTACCGGCTTTCGCCGCGGCAGCCGCCGCCCTGAACCGCGAGCTCACCGTCCCGGGAGTGGCGCAGACCGTCACACTTACTCGGGTATCGACACTGTCGACTGCCATGCCGGCCGGCGAAGACCTGCAAACTCTGGCCCGATCCGGCGGCACGCTGGTACTGCATCTGGCTGCCGCCCAGATCGACGCCATTGTTCCGCAGTTGCTGTCCAACGGCTACCGACCCGAAACGCCCTGCGCAGTGGTTGCTTTCGCAAGCTGGCCACAAGAAGTAACCCTGCGCGGCACGCTGGCCGACATCGCCGACCAGATGCACCAGGCCGACATCACCAAGACCGCCGTCATCATCGTCGGCGATGTGCTTGCCGCCGAGGGTTTTACGGACAGCTACTTGTACTCGGCCGGGCGAACCCGGGGGAGTCGACACTGATGCGAGTGCTGCTGCTCGGTGGCACCGCCGAGGGGCGCGCGCTCGCCAAAGCCTTGCACCCCGATGTCGACGTGATCAGCTCACTGGCCGGGCGGGTCCCGGATCCGGCGCTGCCCGTCGGCGAGGTGCGCATCGGCGGGTTCGGGGGCGCCGACGGCCTCAAACGCTGGTTACGAGAACACGACATCGACGCCGTGGTCGACGCCACCCACCCGTTCGCGGCGACCATGACCGCGCATGCCGCGCAGGCCTGTGAAGAACTGCGCATGAAGCACCTGGTGTTGGCCCGGCCGGCGTGGGACCCCGGCGCCGCAACCGTCGTCGCATCCGACAACGAAGCTGCGAAAGCCGTTGCCGGCCAACGCTATGAACGAATATTTCTCACCACCGGCCGCTCGGGAACCAACGCCTTCGCGAAAAGCGACGCATGGTTTCTGATCCGGGCGGTCACCGAACCCGAGACCCAAGCATTACCCCGCAACCACCAACTGCTGTTGTCCCGCGGGCCGTATGACTACGACAACGAAATCGCCATCATGCGCGAGTACCGCATCGACGCCCTGGTGACCAAGAACAGCGGTGGCGACATGACGAAGGCGAAGCTGGATGCCGCTGCGGCGCTGGACATTCCGGTGGTCATGGTGGACCGCCCGCCGCTGCCAAAGGGCGTGCACAAGGTCGGAACCGTGCGAGAAGCCGCGGATTGGATTGCGCGCCAAGCCTAACCGGTCAGGTCGTCGCGTTCCGCGTCGGCCAGTAGCGCATCGCGGGCTCGGGCAACACGGGACCGGATGGTGCCGACCGGGCAGCCACACACGGCGGCGGCGTCGGCGTAGGGCAGCCCGAGCAACTGGGTCAGCAGCAGCGCCTCGCGTTGCTCGGGGGTGAGGTTGGCGATCATCGTCGTCACCTCGACCAGGTCCTCGAATCCGCGCGCGTGCCGGTCGCCGTTGCGCACGTGCTCGGGGTTGGCACCCGGGGCGGTGCGCGGCCGCGACTGGACGTGTCGAATGTGATCGGCGACCACGCGGCGCGCGATGGACAACAGCCAGGTGCGGGCGCTGGAGCGGCCGGAGAACCGCTCGATCGCCCCGATTGCCCGCAGGAAGGTTTCCTGAGCCAGATCGTCGGCGCTGCCCGCGTCGGAAAGGTAGGCGACGAACCGCCACACGTCTTGCTGGGTGGCTTTGATGAAAGCCTCGAGAGCTCGCTCGTTCCCGCGCGCGGCTGCCAAGGCCAGTTCGGTTACGGCCTCGTCGTCGCTGGACGCGGTCATGGCCAACCACCTTAGTTGCGCGGGTTCGGTCAGTCTACGACGGGCCGTCGTAGAGTTTGCGGCGAGGTCCGACGGAGACCGGTTGATCGGCCGCAAATGGCCGCGGCGACGAGTGGGGAAACTGGCGGGTAGCTTGCCATCGAAGGCGTCGAAGTCAGACCGGCCCGACCCGCGACCGCCGGTTCGTTCGCGCGCCACCAGCACGGCGAACGCCAGCCCCAGCAGCACCGGTACGTGACTGGCGACGCGGGTCGCGGTCACCTGGCCGTCCAGAGCGTCAGCGGTCACGTAACCCATCAGCCCAAGGGAATACGCACCGGCTATCGCCGCTACGCCGGTCGCCATCACGGGGTAGACGCCGGCCGCGATCATGGCTGCCCCCAACGCCAACAACCAGGCCGTGGACTCGTGCAGCAGGTGCTCGCCCGACATCGCGCCGTGCATGTGATGCGACACCATGCCGAAGTTCATTCCGCCGATCTGAGCAGCCGCGAGCACCACCTGGAAGGCACCCACCGCGATGAGTCCCCACCGCGCGTAGCGCGCCCGAACGACACGCATCCAGCCGTGATGCGCCGCAGGGTCCTCGTCGATGCTCGCCATGATTCGTGCGACCAGATCGGGGGCGTCCGCGTGGTCGATCGAGGCCAGCCGACGAGTCTGCGTGGCCGCGCCGATCAACCAGGTGCGGCAACCGCGGCATGTCTCCAGATGGGCATCCACCTGCTGGGCGAGCACGTCTGTTCGCTCGCCGTCCAATCGGGCGGAAAGCGCTTCACGCGCAATGTCACACCGCATCCCTGCATCGTTGCGCATGCGTGCGCCGGGCGCAAAGAAGAAACCCGATGGGAACTAAATCGCGCGGCGCAACGACCACTAAGCACAGCCCACATCGCCCCGGAAGGCCCGCTTCAATGACCGCCCCCATCTGGCTCGCGTTTCCACCAGAGGTGCATTCCACCCTGTTGAGTAGTGGGCCCGGGCCGGGGCCGCTGTTGGCGGCGGCCGGGGCGTGGTCGGCGTTGAGCACCGAATACGCCGACGCCGCCGACGAACTCACCGTGCTGCTGGGTGCGGTGCAGGCCGGGGAGTGGCAGGGCCCGAGCGCGCAGCAGTACGTCGCCGCCCACGCCCCGTATCTGACCTGGCTGCTGGCGAGCTCCGCGGACAGCACGGCTGCGGCCGCATTGCACGAAACGGCCGCCGGCGCCTACACCGCGGCGCTGGCCGCCATGCCCACGATGGGCGAACTCGCCGCGAACCACGCGATTCACGGCGCCCTGGTCGCGACGAACTTCTTCGGCATCAACACGATCCCGATCGCCGTGAACGAGGCCGACTATGCGCGCATGTGGGTGCAGGCCGCCACGACGATGAGCACCTATGAGGCCGTCAGCGAATCCGCACTCGCCGCGGTGCCGCCGTCGACACCCGCGCCGCACATCATGGTGGCGGCCGCCGACACGTCGACCACCCAGCAGCAAGCGACCACGGCGACGCAGCAGTACCCGTCCTGGATGGATCAGCTCGAGGCGTGGATTCGGCAGTACACGACCAGTTTTGCGTGGCCGGTGTCCAAGGAACTCAACCCCGGTGGCTGGCCCTTCCCGCCGGTGCCCTGGGTCAACAGCCTCGCCTCCTTTTTCACGCAGTTGGGGCTCTCGCCCACGCTGGCCAGCGCCATGGGCTGGGCCATCTTCCACACGCTGATGATCTTCTGGCCGTTCATCCAGGTGGCGATTCAGCTGGCCGTCGTCGCCATCCCGGCCATGATGGTCGTCGCCGCGGCCGGGGCCGCCGGCGCCGCGGCGGGCGCGGCGGCGATCGCGGTGAGCACCGCGGTTCCCCTGGCGATCCAGCCGCCGATGCCCGCCATGGCCCCCACGCCGATGCCCACCGCGCCGGCTCCAGCCGGATTCGGCAATGTGCCGACCAGTTCGAGTGTCAGCGCACCCGCGCCTGCACCCGCAACGGCAACTGCCATGCCCGCGCATGGTGCCCCGCCGGTCGGCGGCGGACCCGGCGTTGGCTTCGGCCCGACCAGTACGACGGGACTCGGCGCGGGCCTGTCCGACGCGCTGTACGCCGTTGGGCTGTCCGGACTTTCGGGAAGCGCCAGCGCGCGGAACCGATCCCGCCGCAAGTCAGAGGAGCCCGCGCCGGACGACGCTGACGCCCCGGCCGCGGCCGCGGCAGCATCCGCCAAGCAGCGGTTGAAGGCCCGCCGCCGTCGCGGCGGAACCGCGAAGGACAAGGCCTACCGCTACGAGTACATGGACCTCGAGGACACACCCGCCGCGCCGGACGACGAGCCCGTCACCACCGCCGGGGAGTCTGGCGCCGGGCCGCTCGGATTCGTCGGTGCCGCAACCAAATCCGGCGCGGACGACGCCGCAGGACTGACGACGCTGAACGGCGATGGGCTCAATGACGGTCCGTCCGTGCCGATGCTGCCGAGCAGCTGGGACAAGGACTAGCGAGCTTCAGGTCGGATAGCGCCGCGGCGTGAACACCTTGTCGCCGGAATCGTCTGTGTACCACTGGGTTTGAGAAGAACCGACAATCAGCAGGCAGCGCATGTCGACGTCGGCCGGATCAAGGTCGGCCAGTCGCACCACGTGCACGTCCTCGTCGGGTCCGGACACGTTGCGGCCGATGACCACCGGCGTTCCCGGTTCGCGATGGGTCAGCAGGATGTCACGCATGGCGCCGACCTGCCAGGTCCGGCTTTTGGACGCCGGGTTGTAGATGGCCAGCACCAGATCGGCCGCCGCCGCGGCGGTCAGGCGCGTCTCGATCACGTCCCATGGCTTGAGCCGATCCGACAGCGAAATCACCGCATAGTCGTGACCCAGCGGCGCACCGACGCGGCTGGCGACGGCCTGCGCCGCGGTCATCGCCGGGATCACGCGAACCTGAACCCCGGGCCATTGTTTGGCCTCTTCCAGCACGGCCGTGGCCATCGCGAACACTCCCGGATCGCCAGACGACACCACCGCCACCGCGCGACCCTGTTCGGCGAGCGCGCAGGCCAGGCGCGCCCGCGCGGGTTCGTCGGCGTTGTCGCTGGGGTGGCGCTGCTGCCCGTCGCGCACCGGGACGCGATCGAGGTAGTTGCCGTAGCCGATCAGGTCGGTCGCGGCGGCCAGCTCACGCCGGCTCTGTGGTGTCATCCAGTCGTGGTCGCCGGGGCCGAGTCCGACGACGGCGACGGCCCCGACCGGCGAGCGTTCCTCGAACCGGCGTCCGCCCGGCAGCATGGCCAGGGAGAAGTAGGGCACGCTGGCCACGTCGACGTCGGCGGCCGGCGAGATGCGTTGCGCGGCAGTGCTGGCCCGCTCCACGTAGAACGCTTCGTCCAGCCGTCCGGATGCCGAAAGAGCTTCCCGCACAGTGTGATACGAACGGCCCAGCTTGAGCACCACGGCGGCGTCCGCGTCGGCGAGCCGGCGGGTCAGCTCGGCGACGGGCAGGGTTCCCGGCAGCACCGTCAGCACCTCGTCGCCGGCCACCAGTGGGGTTGCGACTGCCGCCGACGCGGCGCTCACCGATGTCACGCCGGGCACGATGACGGCGTCGAACCGCTGCGTGAGCCGCGTGTGCAGATGCATATACGAGCTGTAGAACAGCGGATCGCCTTCGGCCAGCAGCGCCACCGTGCGTCCCGCGTCGAGGTGCGCGGCGATGCGCTGGGTGGCCTCGATATAGAAGTCCTCGATCGCACCGGCGTAGCCGCCGGGATGATCGGTCACCTCGGTGGTCACCGGATAGACCAGGTGCTCCTCGATCTGACCGGGCCGCAGATACGGTTCGGCGATGCCACGGGCGATGCTGCGGCCGTGCCGGGCGCTGTGGTACGCGACGACGTCAGCCTCGCCGATCACCCGCGCCGCCTTGACGGTCACCAACTCCGGATCGCCGGGGCCCAGGCCGACGCCCCACAGCGTGCCCCGGGTCGTCATTCGGTGTCGCTCGCGATCGCATTGACGGCCGCGGCGGCCATCGCGCTGCCGCCGCGGCGGCCCCGCACCACCAGATACGACATCCCGCGTGGGCGATCGATCAGCTCCACCTTGGACTGCGCCGAGCCGACGAATCCCACCGGCCCGCCGAGCACCGCCACCGGCGCCGCGGCTCCCTCGTCAATCAGCTCGAGCAGCCGGAACAGCGCGGTAGGCGCGTTGCCGATCGCCAACACCGCGCCGTCGAGCCGGTCGGCCCACAGTTCCACGCCCGCCGCGGAGCGGGTGATCTGTCGTCGCGCGGCCAACTCGGGTGCGCGAGGGTCGGCCACCAACGACACGACCTCGTTGCCGGCGGGCAACCGTGCTTTGGTGATGCCGGCGGCCACCATCGACGAATCGCACAGCACGGGAGCCCCATCTCGTAGTGCGGCGCCGGTCCGCGCCACCACGTCCCGGGTGAAGGCGACATGCTCGGCGACGTCAACCTGCCCGCAGGTGTGGATCAACCGGACGACGACCTGCGCCACGTCGGCGGGGAATCGGGCCAAGTCGGCTTCGGCGCGGATGGTCGCGAACGACTGGCGATAGATCTCCGCCGCGTCGCGGATGTAGTCGAGCACCTGCCCACCCTACGGCCGAAGCAGCCGGTATCCGTCGCCGGTAGCGACCAGCACCTGTCCGCTCGGTGGGCTGCCGCACGCGCGTTCGCAGCCGACGTAGTGACGATGCACCGACGAATCCGTCCCGATGAGGTTCGCCGCGTCCGCCCGCACGTCGGCGGCCGAGTGCGCGCAGCCCGGGCTGCCGGTGCAGGCGCTGATGTCGAGCCAGGGGGAGTTCTCGTCGAACACCAAACCCAGCGGCGCCAGCACCCGCAGCGCGGAATCGGCGACGCCCTCGTCGAGGTCGCACACGAGCAGCGAGCGCCACGGCGTGATCACCATCGGTGCCTCGATCACGGCGAGATACTCCGCGACCTGCGCGGGCAGCACACCCAGCGGTACTGCGGCGCCCAACGTAACTCGGCCTTCCGGGCCGGGCCCGTCCTGGGGTATCCAGCCCACCGGCGGTTTGGAGACCGGCGCAAACGGGACCGCGCCGAAATCGGCGCCGGGCAGTAGATCCTCGATGTCGTCCAGTTCATTGATACGCCAAGCACTTTCGCGTATCTCAGTGAACCGGACGGCGACCCCGACCAGCGTGGTGACCACGTCGTCGGCCGCCATGCGCAGGCCGGTGTCGCGTCCCATCAGCAGCAGCGCGTACCCGTCCTCGCAGACGTGTACACCGACGTCGGCGCCCAGCCCGGACACGTCGGCACGGCCGTCGTCGATGCTGAACCAAAACCGGCCACCCAGATCCACCAGCTTGGGCTCGGCGCAGATCGCCGCATCCAGCGCGCCCACCCAGGCCCGCACGTCCGCGCGTCCGCCCGAGCGCCCGGACAGCGGCGAGGCGACGATGTTTCGCACCCGTTCGTGCGTCGCGGACGGCAGCAGCCCGGCCTCGGCGATGCCCTCAGCGACGGCCGACACGTCGGTGATCGCGCGCAACTGCACATTGGCGCGCACGGTCAGTTCCAAGGTTCCCGAGCCGAAGCCGCTGGACAGGCCGGCCAGCGCCGCCAGTTGCGCGGCGGTGATCATCCCACCGGGCAGTCGCACGCGCACCAGAGCGCCGTCTGCGGCCTGATGCACCTGAAGCGCACCGGGGCACGCGTCGCTGTCGCGGGTTCGGGCCATGTAATCCACGGTAAGGCAGCTTCAGAACGGCGGCGCTTGATTTCGCTCGGCGATGTGTGCGGCGTTGAGCGAACGCTCGGCGTTGATGCGGCTGAGGCGATCTTGCTCTCGGGTGCGCCGCCGCGTGGGCATCATTACCCCGCGCCAGCCGGGCCGGTCGTCAGCCCTTGGCGCGCTGGGTAATTCGCCTGTTGACACGCACAGCGTGGGAAATAGCAGGCGACTACCGGGGCGGGTGGTGTAGCTGTGCCCACTGGGCGAAGTCCAGACAACGGTACCGTCCGGCCGCTGCTCGTCGCGCCAGGCTGTCCAGAAAGTCTTGAGCAGGTGATGTTTTCGGCACAGGCACTTGAGATTTGACGGATGCGTGGGGCCGAACGGATAGGGGATCGTATGGTCGACGTCGCAGAGCTCGGCGGGACGATCGCAATTGGGGAATCGACAGGTCAGGTCGCGGCATCGCACAAATGCGTCTAGCGCCGCCGAGGGCCGATA
This window of the Mycobacterium sp. 050128 genome carries:
- a CDS encoding F420-dependent biliverdin reductase, with the protein product MANTTTRLTNDALAFLSERHLAMLTTLRADNSPHVVAVGFTFDPTTHIARVITSGGTQKAVNADRAGVAVLSQVDGARWISLEGRSKVNNDADAVRDAELRYAQRYRTPRPNPRRVVIEVQIERVLGSSDLLDRGGE
- a CDS encoding SDR family NAD(P)-dependent oxidoreductase gives rise to the protein MDDTGAGPVLILGGRSEIGIELACHLAKEATVVLAARRADQLDEQVTAVKTAGAKAVHTREFDADDLASHGPLVAEVIAEHGPIATAVLAFGILGNQARAEADADHAAAVVHTDYVAQVSMLTHLANAMRASNRGSLVVFSSIAGARVRRANYVYGSAKAGLDGFASGLADALHGTGVHLLISRPGFVIGRMTEGMTPAPLSSTPQQVAAATARALKKGRRTVWIPWALGPAAAVMRMLPQFVWRRMPR
- the cbiE gene encoding precorrin-6y C5,15-methyltransferase (decarboxylating) subunit CbiE, which encodes MIVVVGIGADGMAGLSAKSKRELQTATVIYGAERQLNLLDDTAAAERKPWPSPMLPALQALPIDGPDIHIVASGDPLMHGVGGTLIRLHGAENVRVIPHVSSVTLACARLGWNVHDTEVISLVTAPPHTAVRRGGHAIVLSQSGSTPKVLSELLTAHGRGDSEFSVLEQLGGPAERRRDGTARDWVDDDIDDLNVIAIRYLPDERITPLPDEAFAHDGQITKHGIRALTLAALKPRPRERLWDVGAGSGSIAVEWCRSWPGCTAVAFEQDEQRRMNIEFNAAAFGVTIDVRGEAPGQFDGAAQPDAIFIGGGLTHPGVLDACLEHLPTGGRLVANVVTTESEAQLLQAYSRRGGELRRFQLYQGEPVGGFTGWRPQYPVTQWAVTK
- the cobM gene encoding precorrin-4 C(11)-methyltransferase; its protein translation is MTVYFIGAGPGAADLITVRGQRLLQRCETCLYAGSIMPDDLLTLCPPGAKIVDTGPLTLEQIVAELGDANGKGHDVARLHSGDPSLYSALAEQCRRLEALGIGYEIVPGVPAFAAAAAALNRELTVPGVAQTVTLTRVSTLSTAMPAGEDLQTLARSGGTLVLHLAAAQIDAIVPQLLSNGYRPETPCAVVAFASWPQEVTLRGTLADIADQMHQADITKTAVIIVGDVLAAEGFTDSYLYSAGRTRGSRH
- a CDS encoding cobalt-precorrin-6A reductase — encoded protein: MRVLLLGGTAEGRALAKALHPDVDVISSLAGRVPDPALPVGEVRIGGFGGADGLKRWLREHDIDAVVDATHPFAATMTAHAAQACEELRMKHLVLARPAWDPGAATVVASDNEAAKAVAGQRYERIFLTTGRSGTNAFAKSDAWFLIRAVTEPETQALPRNHQLLLSRGPYDYDNEIAIMREYRIDALVTKNSGGDMTKAKLDAAAALDIPVVMVDRPPLPKGVHKVGTVREAADWIARQA
- the sigC gene encoding RNA polymerase sigma factor SigC — protein: MTASSDDEAVTELALAAARGNERALEAFIKATQQDVWRFVAYLSDAGSADDLAQETFLRAIGAIERFSGRSSARTWLLSIARRVVADHIRHVQSRPRTAPGANPEHVRNGDRHARGFEDLVEVTTMIANLTPEQREALLLTQLLGLPYADAAAVCGCPVGTIRSRVARARDALLADAERDDLTG
- a CDS encoding PPE family protein, with the protein product MTAPIWLAFPPEVHSTLLSSGPGPGPLLAAAGAWSALSTEYADAADELTVLLGAVQAGEWQGPSAQQYVAAHAPYLTWLLASSADSTAAAALHETAAGAYTAALAAMPTMGELAANHAIHGALVATNFFGINTIPIAVNEADYARMWVQAATTMSTYEAVSESALAAVPPSTPAPHIMVAAADTSTTQQQATTATQQYPSWMDQLEAWIRQYTTSFAWPVSKELNPGGWPFPPVPWVNSLASFFTQLGLSPTLASAMGWAIFHTLMIFWPFIQVAIQLAVVAIPAMMVVAAAGAAGAAAGAAAIAVSTAVPLAIQPPMPAMAPTPMPTAPAPAGFGNVPTSSSVSAPAPAPATATAMPAHGAPPVGGGPGVGFGPTSTTGLGAGLSDALYAVGLSGLSGSASARNRSRRKSEEPAPDDADAPAAAAAASAKQRLKARRRRGGTAKDKAYRYEYMDLEDTPAAPDDEPVTTAGESGAGPLGFVGAATKSGADDAAGLTTLNGDGLNDGPSVPMLPSSWDKD
- a CDS encoding precorrin-2 C(20)-methyltransferase; its protein translation is MTTRGTLWGVGLGPGDPELVTVKAARVIGEADVVAYHSARHGRSIARGIAEPYLRPGQIEEHLVYPVTTEVTDHPGGYAGAIEDFYIEATQRIAAHLDAGRTVALLAEGDPLFYSSYMHLHTRLTQRFDAVIVPGVTSVSAASAAVATPLVAGDEVLTVLPGTLPVAELTRRLADADAAVVLKLGRSYHTVREALSASGRLDEAFYVERASTAAQRISPAADVDVASVPYFSLAMLPGGRRFEERSPVGAVAVVGLGPGDHDWMTPQSRRELAAATDLIGYGNYLDRVPVRDGQQRHPSDNADEPARARLACALAEQGRAVAVVSSGDPGVFAMATAVLEEAKQWPGVQVRVIPAMTAAQAVASRVGAPLGHDYAVISLSDRLKPWDVIETRLTAAAAADLVLAIYNPASKSRTWQVGAMRDILLTHREPGTPVVIGRNVSGPDEDVHVVRLADLDPADVDMRCLLIVGSSQTQWYTDDSGDKVFTPRRYPT
- a CDS encoding precorrin-8X methylmutase, producing MLDYIRDAAEIYRQSFATIRAEADLARFPADVAQVVVRLIHTCGQVDVAEHVAFTRDVVARTGAALRDGAPVLCDSSMVAAGITKARLPAGNEVVSLVADPRAPELAARRQITRSAAGVELWADRLDGAVLAIGNAPTALFRLLELIDEGAAAPVAVLGGPVGFVGSAQSKVELIDRPRGMSYLVVRGRRGGSAMAAAAVNAIASDTE
- the cobG gene encoding precorrin-3B synthase; the encoded protein is MARTRDSDACPGALQVHQAADGALVRVRLPGGMITAAQLAALAGLSSGFGSGTLELTVRANVQLRAITDVSAVAEGIAEAGLLPSATHERVRNIVASPLSGRSGGRADVRAWVGALDAAICAEPKLVDLGGRFWFSIDDGRADVSGLGADVGVHVCEDGYALLLMGRDTGLRMAADDVVTTLVGVAVRFTEIRESAWRINELDDIEDLLPGADFGAVPFAPVSKPPVGWIPQDGPGPEGRVTLGAAVPLGVLPAQVAEYLAVIEAPMVITPWRSLLVCDLDEGVADSALRVLAPLGLVFDENSPWLDISACTGSPGCAHSAADVRADAANLIGTDSSVHRHYVGCERACGSPPSGQVLVATGDGYRLLRP